The nucleotide window CCATGCCAGAATGACTCCAAAGCTTGAGCCTCCCCCTCCTCTAATAGCCCAAAAGAGTTCTTCTCCCATGGATTTTCTGTCAAGAATTCTGCCATTAACGTCGACAATTTTAGCATCAAGGACATTGTCAGCTGCCAGACCATACTTCCTAAACAAGGTACCGAATCCACCTCCACTAATATGTCCCCCCACACCTATGGTAGGACATGACCCTGCTGGAAATCCATAAGCCTTACTTTTTTCTGCGGTTCTGTAATACAACTCTCCAAGAGTAGCACCGGATTCAACCCAAGCACTCTCATTTTCTATATCAACATCGATAGATCGAAGATTGAAAAGATCAATGATGACAAAAGGAGCTCTGGATACATAAGATTGGCCCTCGTAGTCATGGCCCCCGCTTCGGATTCTGATTAGTAGGCCCTTTTTCTTGGAGCAAATTACAGCCGCTTGAACATGAGAGTCATGAAAGGGAGTAATGATAGCTTCTGGTTTTGATGTTGAACTGGTCAAGAATCTGAGGTTTTGTATGGAAGACTGCACGACTGAGAAATAAGCGGAACTGTGTTTGGTGATAATGATTTTGCTAGAGTTATATTGCTGTATGTGGGAGGCAAAACATTGAAGAAAGCTTTCTGCagctgaacttgaagttgtggaaCAAACTGAGTGGAAAAGGATGAAAAGTAGAGGAAGTAGTTTCATGTGTAAGGTCACCATTTTGATTTCCTCTGTACATATGAAATGCATGGGCTATTAGCTCTCTAATATATGCACTATGACTTGGAAAATATGAGTTCAAAAAAAGTgacttggaaaattagtgGAGGTGGATTATGTTTGTATGTCAATAGTGggagaaaaacttagttgCAATCGGATAtcactgttttgctatttttggCCAATTATGTTATGTCATACGAAAATATTATCATGCGTGTTATAATGTTATTGACCgagaataacaaaacagtgTTGTCCCATGTTTCATAAAATCTTCTTCAGTGGAGGCATATCTCAAAAGTTATATAAACTTTTTCACTATTAGGGCATTTGCTTGATGGACATGGCATTATGTAGTCAAGAGTCAACCTTGCTTAAAATATCTTAGATTATGTGTTGTCAAGTCATACAGCTATAAGGTGGAATTTATATATACTTTCACGACAAAGATAGCTATTTTCTTTGCTCTTAATAATTCATTTCCTAGCGTGCAATGGTGAATGGCTCAAGATTGAACACACCAATTCCAATCTCTGCCAcatgaattgggtttttttggtCCCACTTTCCAGGCTTCTAATCGGTCAATGTTTTTGTTGTAGTTACATTTATATTCTTTGAATTATGTCCACTAGTTTGGATCATATGTACTGCGGAATATTACTTGGCGGATGGTTATTGGAAGCAAAATTCCACCAAGGACATGTTGAGGCAGGCCGAGTtagaaaaaaacatagaatCAGGGAATTTGGTTTGGTGCTGGCAAATTAACTGGTCGAATAACGCATATGGACAATAGCTAGTTGCTAAAATTTCCGTGTCTTGGTCGACTGTTGGGAGCAACCCATTATCAAATTAGTTGGCTTTTTGCTGCCCATGTGCTTCCTATAATATAACTTTCTTCAAATAATGAGAAAATACTATTTGaggcatttcatcaaacaccttGTTGGTatttgaccaaaaaacaaaaaaacacctTGTTGGTATATGAATGCACACGCAATTTAAGAAAGGCAAGTGGGGCCAAAACATCATAATTCACATCATAATTCAAAGAAAATCGAGGGGGGAAAAAAGGACAAGGGAAACTATGATATGAACAGTATCACAATAACAGAAAAATGGGTTTGAAGATAGTTCCAAACTTTATTCATTGTAGGCAATTGGGATTGCTAATATTATCATGTATTGATTGTTGAAGCTCTATTTCTTCCTAGATGGATACACAGGGATGCTTTGTTCATCCCTGAAGAAGTTACCAGGATCAACTAAGGTCTTCACTTGAGCAAGTCTCCTGAAGTTATTCTTGAAGTAACTGAAACCCCAAATGCTTGCTTGTGCATAGCTTGTATTAGCATCCTTGTTCCTCCCCAAGTCAAGATCCTTGTAGTTCAAATAGGCAGCTCTTGGGGACTTTGAAACATATGGTGCCATGTAGGAATACAGCTTTCTCATCATGCCAATATGTTTCTCAGTTTCCTTCTCATCATCCCAAGTGACCATATACTGGATTTTGAATAGATTTCCACTTCTGTGTGGGAAAGGAATTTCTGAATTGGAAATCTCACTCATTTTTCCGCCATAAGGTGTCAATATGAGGTAAGCCCCTACTTCAATTAGGTTTTGCCATAAACCTTCCAAGCCAGCTTCTGAAATAGGTTCATTGACATAGTCTGATTTTGCTTTGAAGAAGCTCTTAGATTGTTGAGTCCTATTGAGCAAAGCTTCTGATTCGTTTATTGAGATGCTAGCAAAGTAAAGAACAGACTCGATCCAACTCATTTCAGTGCAATCGCTGCGGGCTACACTTAACTCTGGAAAATTGTCCTGCATCAAAAGGAGAAGTTTCTCCACCGGCCCAAGAAACAATGAACGGAATTCAATAACAATAGTTTTGCCACCATTTGTGCCAGCTTTATCTCCAACACCTATGACTGTATCTAGGAAAAGGTCTTCATGAAACTTGTCTGCAATGTTTTGCCATTTAGAAAGAAGTTTGGTTGCACCTTGTTCTGTGGTCTTTGAAATTGAGAAAACTGTTACAGATGGAGGGACAGGAACCAACCTAAGTTTCCATGCCACAATAACTCCGAAGCTTGAACCTCCCCCTCCTCTAATAGCCCAAAAGAGTTCTTCTCCCATGGATTTTCTGTCAAGAACTCTGCCATTAACGTCGACAATTTTAGCATCAAGGACATTGTCAGCTGCCAGACCATACTTCCTGAACAAGGTACCAAATCCACCTCCACTAATAAGCCCCCCCACACCCACAGTAGGACATGACCCTGCTGGAAATCCATAAGCCTTACTTTTTTCTGCAATTCTGTAATACAACTCTCCAAGAGTAGCACCGGATTCAACCCAAGCACTCTCATTTTCTATGTCAACATCAATAGACCGAAGATTGGAAAGATCAATGATGACAAAAGGAGCTCTGGATATGTAAGATTGGCCCTCGTAGTCATGGCCCCCGC belongs to Prunus persica cultivar Lovell chromosome G4, Prunus_persica_NCBIv2, whole genome shotgun sequence and includes:
- the LOC18778562 gene encoding berberine bridge enzyme-like 26, producing the protein MNMEIFKLLPILFIFINPVWSITSNSATESFLQCFTSHIQNLKSSSKIILIKNSSAYASVVQSSIQNLRFLNTSISKPEAVIYPFHDSHVQAAVICSKTNGILIRIRSGGHDYEGQSYISRAPFVIIDLSNLRSIDVDIENESAWVESGATLGELYYRIAEKSKAYGFPAGSCPTVGVGGLISGGGFGTLFRKYGLAADNVLDAKIVDVNGRVLDRKSMGEELFWAIRGGGGSSFGVIVAWKLRLVPVPPSVTVFSISKTTEQGATKLLSKWQNIADKFHEDLFLDTVIGVGDKAGTNGGKTIVIEFRSLFLGPVEKLLLLMQDNFPELSVARSDCTEMSWIESVLYFASISINESEALLNRTQQSKSFFKAKSDYVNEPISEAGLEGLWQNLIEVGAYLILTPYGGKMSEISNSEIPFPHRSGNLFKIQYMVTWDDEKETEKHIGMMRKLYSYMAPYVSKSPRAAYLNYKDLDLGRNKDANTSYAQASIWGFSYFKNNFRRLAQVKTLVDPGNFFRDEQSIPVYPSRKK